The following are from one region of the Colius striatus isolate bColStr4 chromosome Z, bColStr4.1.hap1, whole genome shotgun sequence genome:
- the PTAR1 gene encoding protein prenyltransferase alpha subunit repeat-containing protein 1 → MAELPEEVAVLVQRVVKDIRNAFQRNPHIDEIGLIPCPEARYNRSPVILVENKLGLESWCVKFLLPYVHNKLLLYRQRKQWLNKDELIDTTCTLLLLNPDFTTAWNVRKELILSGTLNPLKDLHLGKLALTRFPKSPETWIHRRWVLQQLIQEDSLPSLVTKGNLGAAPVERIHRLVQEEMNLCSEAAGRYPSNYNAWSHRIWVIQHLGKLTVKILIDELSCTKYWVSMHVSDHSGFHYRQFLLKSLTGRTVTDNNVLVQNQMVNEQSLSLQKEEEESARAEAACVKEQSVDLTHCLEEELELCTELIDTYPGHETLWCHRRLVFYLQHHISNKLPLPSVVVSSVDSSDETLNNSYRGPATSNMAQAMDVDGLNESSSKQGYAQETKRLKRAPMQDSIGPEREYRFIDEVLSTCKDVEQARFATAYRKWLITFLGQ, encoded by the exons aGATGAAATTGGATTAATACCCTGCCCAGAAGCCAGGTACAATCGGAGCCCTGTCATCCTGGTAGAAAACAAGCTTGGTCTGGAAAGCTGGTGTGTCAAGTTTCTTTTGCCCTATGTCCACAATAAACTCCTCCTCTACAGACAAAGAAAGCAATGGCTAAACAAAGATG AGCTAATAGATACCACATGtaccctgctgctgctgaatccTGACTTCACCACTGCTTGGAACGTAAG GAAAGAATTAATACTGTCTGGCACTTTAAATCCACTGAAAGATTTGCATCTTGGAAAACTGGCGTTAACCAGGTTTCCAAAGAGTCCAGAAACATGGATTCATAG ACGATGGGTCCTGCAACAACTAATTCAGGAAGATTCCTTGCCCAGTCTTGTGACTAAAGGAAACTTGGGAGCAGCACCTGTGGAGAGAATTCACCGACTAGTGCAGGAGGAAATgaatctctgctctgaagcTGCGGGGAGATACCCAAGCAACTACAATGCCTGGTCCCATCGCATCTGGGTTATACAGCATTTGGGAAAGCTAACTGTCAAG attCTCATCGATGAACTTTCATGCACTAAATATTGGGTATCCATGCACGTCTCAGACCATAGTGGATTTCATTACCGCCAGTTCTTACTCAAGTCCTTGACAGGCAGAACTGTGACTGACAATAATGTGCTGGTACAGAACCAAATGGTAAATGAGCAAAGCCTTAGCCTtcaaaaggaggaggaggaaagtgCAAGGGCAGAAGCTGCCTGTGTGAAAGAACAGAGTGTGGATCTCACCCACTGTTTAGAGGAAGAGTTGGAGCTCTGCACTGAACTGATTGATACTTACCCAGGGCATGAAACCTTGTGGTGTCATAG AAGGCTTGTGTTCTACCTTCAGCACCACATAAGCAACAAGCTTCCTCTTCCGAGTGTGGTGGTATCATCTGTGGACAGCAGTGATGAAACTCTGAATAATTCCTACCGTGGTCCTGCAACAAGTAACATGGCACAAGCTATGGATGTTGATGGTTTAAATGAATCCAGCAGCAAACAAGGTTATGCCCAAGAAACAAAACGCCTGAAGCGTGCTCCTATGCAGGACTCTATTGGTCCAGAAAGGGAATACCGTTTCATTGATGAAGTATTATCAACTTGTAAGGATGTGGAACAAGCCAGGTTTGCTACTGCTTACAGGAAATGGTTGATTACTTTTTtaggtcagtga